The DNA segment AATTGTTGTAATAAGATATATATTTCTCGGTTTGTCACTAGTTTTTGTACTGGAAGTCTAAGTTACCATAATTATAGTAAGAGTCTAAGCTActaatgttaaaataaattgtgtATGGTTCTGTTCTGATCACTTACCTATTACCTAGAGTAACTTCAAAAACAACTATCTACCTAAACATGGAAAGTACCTAAtaagacaaaataaattacttacaatCAGCTTTCCATTCCAATATCACCTGACCTTTAATTGCTTTAAAACCGCCACCATTTCTTACACTCTGCAATCTCGAAGATTAAACACCAGGTTTTGTTGAGAAATGGCCATCTCTGTATGATGAAGGGCTCGGCAGTGGAACCCATAACTCAAACCGCTGTATAATTACGAACGTTCATAGAAACGAGAAAGGATGTATCGACTGTATTTGTTTTGCACGCATCGTGACTTTTTAGTTCTTTTTATTGGTACgtccaataaaaaatatggaagTTTCAGAAAAgagtattttctttttgtattacATAAAAAACCGGTATTACAGCTGAAATTATTATCGgtgcataattatgtaaaataaatagcaaCAGAACTTTATCGAATTGTTGAGTAGAGCAAAAAAATTCGGCAACCCCTTGATTGATTGAAGACAAACGCCTTGATTGGATAATTTTAAAGTTACAATGAGTTATAAGCCATGTACTTAAaacctacataatttatgaattattgAATCAAGTACCTTATTTACAgcttacataattaattaataaaaacaacaacagtaaattttcaaatttttatttatttagaattcACGTTTTAAACTGTAAACAGATTTGTAAACTTACACATAAGGTCcgtcataaaaaaatataaacattggCTAAGAGTGTACTGATATCATTGAGGAAAGAGATGTCTAAACACATACAAAGTAATCCAACTTCAATAATACGAAACTGCTTATGTCTTTAATCACAAGTCTTACAATTACCAAGACTACCCATTTATCGTAATACGGATTTAAAATTTCTACCTGAGcatttcaaacataattcgttattaaataaattattttaacatttaggaataataaagaattaattaTAGATATACAATAATCGTCCAAAGTAATAATGTTCTATCTACAATATACAAgtaacaaatatttatctatgtacATTTAGTAGTTCGGACTAGTTCTCGATCGTAGTCAAAAAGTGCATCGCTAAtcttttatacaaaatttacaaaaaaggAACACTGATGGCAGTCGTTAGtgttcacgaaatcaggacgTCCAGTGacttgttattgttttttttctctataTATGACTCGGAAGATGCGgcgaaatttaaaatttcacacTCAAAATGGCTAAAACTATGATCCTGTACAACACGCGGCGCGCCGCATAAAGCTCtcttaaaaaattacaaaagtaTCAACGTGTAATTAACCTATCTAGACTATGTACAATTATTGTATAGCAAGTCGCGTCTAACTTACTCGTTGACACCAACTCATTTATTGCCGTCATTTACTTAAGAGCGGGGACCAAAATAAACCCTTTAAATATCCCCCGAACCCCAAAATCATTAGCTAATTAACGGCCATCCATTAAAATCGCCTATCAAAAACGTCAAAATCCCCGCCCTTAATCAACTTGAAATAAAACTTACACAAGCAACTAAAGTTACACAAAAGGCGCCATCAATGATATGCTTACGAAATCACTAAAGGAATGACATTAGAGGACCCTAGCCGGGGAACCACAACAAAACTTACTTTAACACTTGAATATCGAACTTCAGAAATGCAGCGCAAATAATACTAGGAATAATGAATGTCATGTTTCATTCACCTTGCGGTGGTGGAGTGAGGGGGTgagcgggcggcggcgcggggggcgcgcgggCCCGCGCCGGCGCCTAGGCCAGCGGGGGCGCCGCCGGCCGCGTTCAGGGCCGGTGCGGGTGCGCCGAGCTCAGCGACGAGCTGCTCACCCCCGAGTCGCTGCTCTTCTCCGACGCGCACGGCTCCCCGCCCGCTATGAACTTCACCACGTTCAGCCTGTGGTCCGACTCACACGTGTCATCTCTCGCTCCTCCAGGCAATCCCCCGCTTCTATTAATCGTGCGATCCACCACACTTCCTGGGTAGCGTTCGATCTTGTCACACTCAGCATCATCCGGCTGCCGACGACGGATCGATCTCTTCGTCTGCGGCAGCGGCTCCGGCGGCCGGTGCGACGGCTCGTCGGTCCGGTGCACTAGCGGCGAAGTGCGCACACGCACGCCCCCGACCCCCGCCTCGTAGCAGCCGGAGTCCCGCGGGAACTGCCGCCGCCCGAACGGGGAGTCCCCGCCCTCCGAGCTGGACCCGCCCGCGTCGTGCTCGCCGTCCGCCTCGCCACCTGACGCGAAAAACACATCTTAGTACATAACCATATATTTTACATTCTTTGTTAAACACATGATAGTCTAATTTAGTAATGTAGGTGTCTCACATTCAAGTTGGTGCAGCAGTTGCACGGCGGCGAGGATGCGCGTGCGGTGGTCCGGCGTCATGATCCCCAAGTAGTCGAGGTCGGACGGCTCAATTTCCTTGAAGAGCTCTATGTCTTCGTAGCCGTTCCTCGCAAACGCCATAGTGTACTCGGGCAAGTCTATTCGGCGGAGTAGCTCTTCAACGGTCCTCGGGCGCGTCTCCCAGAGCCGCTCCCGGCTCTTGCACCACTTGGACGAGCCTCTCGACCGCGCCTCCCTGTCAGACAGGACTTCGACGTTCGCAAATTTGAAGTTCCCAACTTTGTTGTTCAGAACTCCCCTCCAAATGCCAGACGCGTTCATGTTGATGACTTCGATGATCTCGCCCTTCTGTTGGACGAAACGCGACATTAGAAACTTCGATAATCTTGTTGGGATTTACTTTCTAAAGAAACTTTATAGTGTCTAGTTTATAGTCGCTCTTCATTACGGGCGGTAACTCGTCTCGACAACAAAGGTTTGAGAGTTAACGGGACTTTAGGAAAGTGTGCGCAGTTGACACAGCTATAAATTTTCAGTGCGGCGGAGAGGAAATAGTAGACAATTACCTTGTATCTAAGTGCATCTTTCTCGTAGATAGTAGGCGTGTAGTCGACAAGCGTCCTTGCGCGGCACAGCATCTGGGGCGCCAGCAGGCTGCGGCCCGCCGGACTTAACTCTATGTTCTCTTCAGCAGACAATGATGAGTGGTTGCTGCCAGCTCGGACCAGCGCCTGCGTACCTGCACACACACAACCACGGCTCAGTCTACAAACACACACTACACcgacgcacacacacacacaatcaCCTGTGGGAACATTTATCATCCGGTTGTTATGAGAAAAACAAAGTACAGTTAGTGAAACACCCCCTGAATACTAAAATACGAAAAGGGGAAGTTAGGTCGTGCAATTATCTGTTAGTAGCATCCAGGGGTGTTGTTAACAGTTACAAAAGGAAAGAAAAGACAAccatatttacaaaatatattttatattaacacaaacaaataaatagcTTAATGAGTCCACTCACTACTGCCGGAGCCGCTGGGAAGACTTTCAAAAGAACTATTAGAACAAGGGAAGGCCGCGCGGTCGCGCCGCTCGCCCTCCGGCCCTCGCTCCTGTCTTAGCCGGGATATTTTTCTTTGGACATCTTGCCTAAGACCTCTCACTTTTCCGGCTAAATTTGTTATACCCTCGCATTCCTCAGCCGACtgaaataataacagaaacaTCAATAAAGATAgggaaagaaataaataaagcaatcTGTTCGCGAACTAAAATATATTGCTGCCAATTTGCTGTACAttgttgtaaaatttaaaataatgaaatgagAAATTGTTCAATCAATTTGCCGTCTTCGGATACGGAGTGGTAGCTGCAGAGCAAAAATTACCTTGTGTACAGTGGCTATGTGTTGAGAATCCGTTTCGCTCTCCTGATCCTCGTAATCCGAGCTGACGGGCGAGGCGGGCTCGCCTATCCGGTACCCGGACATTTGTCTGTAGCCTCTTCGGCAGTCGCGTTCTGATCGGCTCGATTCTAAAGAGATTCCAGATAGCCTGGAGCCTATAGATTGGATGTCGGAGGCGGCGTAGTCCCCGCTCTCGCGGTCCCGCGCGGTGCGCAGTGGGATGACTGTGGTGGGGTAGGGTCCGCTCTGCGGGATGATGAGCCCTCTCCGCGGCGCGCGGGCCACGCTGATGTCACCAGCACTTCTCAAGGAGATCACGCCTTCCCCGCGGGGCTCGTTGCGCAGGTTGAGCGTGAAGCACACGCGCCCGTTCTGGAAG comes from the Plutella xylostella chromosome 9, ilPluXylo3.1, whole genome shotgun sequence genome and includes:
- the LOC105381380 gene encoding uncharacterized protein LOC105381380 isoform X6, with product MASSTTGNIVIEWLRSLHLGQYAESFIDNGYDDLEICKQVGEPDLDAIGVLNPAHRQRLLHSVRSLREEGAAAVYFTLEEAAAVRDSCRCEEESRKEQASAQAIVEPAKYSDEYEEGKAELVKIPRMQLKRLLRERLAQDGIRLSLQPYSTTDGDRGYLEGLASRYADLFSTHYGDVLDHLEELRRYEWEEMSPRMRVLGGPGTPQTPPSASPGSLALNNLTTSHSQPIYVPGKYSVGFPSSCLTDKEEDEIYGFGYGVFGKQMMQRQQQQKQLLLAQPTQPLMHNQQHNYQSCLSPRSAYFYEFPPSDNCLGTAKKKVTTFSRLLKGLKSHRKEKHGSCSPKHTMNPRQGLPPQRILRDIRHGLMNMGREGVRGPFGDDTYMYDDEARGLSGRGHWYDEPPYESDPEDFLMGGGPAASFQNGRVCFTLNLRNEPRGEGVISLRSAGDISVARAPRRGLIIPQSGPYPTTVIPLRTARDRESGDYAASDIQSIGSRLSGISLESSRSERDCRRGYRQMSGYRIGEPASPVSSDYEDQESETDSQHIATVHKSAEECEGITNLAGKVRGLRQDVQRKISRLRQERGPEGERRDRAAFPCSNSSFESLPSGSGSSTQALVRAGSNHSSLSAEENIELSPAGRSLLAPQMLCRARTLVDYTPTIYEKDALRYKKGEIIEVINMNASGIWRGVLNNKVGNFKFANVEVLSDREARSRGSSKWCKSRERLWETRPRTVEELLRRIDLPEYTMAFARNGYEDIELFKEIEPSDLDYLGIMTPDHRTRILAAVQLLHQLEYVFFASGGEADGEHDAGGSSSEGGDSPFGRRQFPRDSGCYEAGVGGVRVRTSPLVHRTDEPSHRPPEPLPQTKRSIRRRQPDDAECDKIERYPGSVVDRTINRSGGLPGGARDDTCESDHRLNVVKFIAGGEPCASEKSSDSGVSSSSLSSAHPHRP
- the LOC105381380 gene encoding SAM and SH3 domain-containing protein 1 isoform X5 → MASSTTGNIVIEWLRSLHLGQYAESFIDNGYDDLEICKQVGEPDLDAIGVLNPAHRQRLLHSVRSLREEGAAAVYFTLEEAAAVRDSCRCEEESRKEQASAQAIVEPAKYSDEYEEGKAELVKIPRMQLKRLLRERLAQDGIRLSLQPYSTTDGDRGYLEGLASRYADLFSTHYGDVLDHLEELRRYEWEEMSPRMRVLGGPGTPQTPPSASPGSLALNNLTTSHSQPIYVPGKYSVGFPSSCLTDKEEDEIYGFGYGVFGKQMMQRQQQQKQLLLAQPTQPLMHNQQHNYQSCLSPRSAYFYEFPPSDNCLGTAKKKVTTFSRLLKGLKSHRKEKHGSCSPKHTMNPRQGLPPQRLKVQEAMKKKDKIQREQEEILRDIRHGLMNMGREGVRGPFGDDTYMYDDEARGLSGRGHWYDEPPYESDPEDFLMGGGPAASFQNGRVCFTLNLRNEPRGEGVISLRSAGDISVARAPRRGLIIPQSGPYPTTVIPLRTARDRESGDYAASDIQSIGSRLSGISLESSRSERDCRRGYRQMSGYRIGEPASPVSSDYEDQESETDSQHIATVHKSAEECEGITNLAGKVRGLRQDVQRKISRLRQERGPEGERRDRAAFPCSNSSFESLPSGSGSSTQALVRAGSNHSSLSAEENIELSPAGRSLLAPQMLCRARTLVDYTPTIYEKDALRYKKGEIIEVINMNASGIWRGVLNNKVGNFKFANVEVLSDREARSRGSSKWCKSRERLWETRPRTVEELLRRIDLPEYTMAFARNGYEDIELFKEIEPSDLDYLGIMTPDHRTRILAAVQLLHQLEYVFFASGGEADGEHDAGGSSSEGGDSPFGRRQFPRDSGCYEAGVGGVRVRTSPLVHRTDEPSHRPPEPLPQTKRSIRRRQPDDAECDKIERYPGSVVDRTINRSGGLPGGARDDTCESDHRLNVVKFIAGGEPCASEKSSDSGVSSSSLSSAHPHRP
- the LOC105381380 gene encoding uncharacterized protein LOC105381380 isoform X3, whose translation is MASSTTGNIVIEWLRSLHLGQYAESFIDNGYDDLEICKQVGEPDLDAIGVLNPAHRQRLLHSVRSLREEGAAAVYFTLEEAAAVRDSCRCEEESRKEQASAQAIVEPAKYSDEYEEGKAELVKIPRMQLKRLLRERLAQDGIRLSLQPYSTTDGDRGYLEGLASRYADLFSTHYGDVLDHLEELRRYEWEEMSPRMRVLGGPGTPQTPPSASPGSLALNNLTTSHSQPIYVPGKYSVGFPSSCLTDKEEDEIYGFGYGVFGKQMMQRQQQQKQLLLAQPTQPLMHNQQHNYQSCLSPRSAYFYEFPPSDNCLGTAKKKVTTFSRLLKGLKSHRKEKHGSCSPKHTMNPRQGLPPQRVDTPDSVLQSGLGLGPGPDTALRSMVDPRDYDRLRYLQMTAAQPNTFEETIHRLKVQEAMKKKDKIQREQEEILRDIRHGLMNMGREGVRGPFGDDTYMYDDEARGLSGRGHWYDEPPYESDPEDFLMGGGPAASFQNGRVCFTLNLRNEPRGEGVISLRSAGDISVARAPRRGLIIPQSGPYPTTVIPLRTARDRESGDYAASDIQSIGSRLSGISLESSRSERDCRRGYRQMSGYRIGEPASPVSSDYEDQESETDSQHIATVHKSAEECEGITNLAGKVRGLRQDVQRKISRLRQERGPEGERRDRAAFPCSNSSFESLPSGSGSSTQALVRAGSNHSSLSAEENIELSPAGRSLLAPQMLCRARTLVDYTPTIYEKDALRYKKGEIIEVINMNASGIWRGVLNNKVGNFKFANVEVLSDREARSRGSSKWCKSRERLWETRPRTVEELLRRIDLPEYTMAFARNGYEDIELFKEIEPSDLDYLGIMTPDHRTRILAAVQLLHQLECGEADGEHDAGGSSSEGGDSPFGRRQFPRDSGCYEAGVGGVRVRTSPLVHRTDEPSHRPPEPLPQTKRSIRRRQPDDAECDKIERYPGSVVDRTINRSGGLPGGARDDTCESDHRLNVVKFIAGGEPCASEKSSDSGVSSSSLSSAHPHRP
- the LOC105381380 gene encoding uncharacterized protein LOC105381380 isoform X4, giving the protein MASSTTGNIVIEWLRSLHLGQYAESFIDNGYDDLEICKQVGEPDLDAIGVLNPAHRQRLLHSVRSLREEGAAAVYFTLEEAAAVRDSCRCEEESRKEQASAQAIVEPAKYSDEYEEGKAELVKIPRMQLKRLLRERLAQDGIRLSLQPYSTTDGDRGYLEGLASRYADLFSTHYGDVLDHLEELRRYEWEEMSPRMRVLGGPGTPQTPPSASPGSLALNNLTTSHSQPIYVPGKYSPSSCLTDKEEDEIYGFGYGVFGKQMMQRQQQQKQLLLAQPTQPLMHNQQHNYQSCLSPRSAYFYEFPPSDNCLGTAKKKVTTFSRLLKGLKSHRKEKHGSCSPKHTMNPRQGLPPQRVDTPDSVLQSGLGLGPGPDTALRSMVDPRDYDRLRYLQMTAAQPNTFEETIHRLKVQEAMKKKDKIQREQEEILRDIRHGLMNMGREGVRGPFGDDTYMYDDEARGLSGRGHWYDEPPYESDPEDFLMGGGPAASFQNGRVCFTLNLRNEPRGEGVISLRSAGDISVARAPRRGLIIPQSGPYPTTVIPLRTARDRESGDYAASDIQSIGSRLSGISLESSRSERDCRRGYRQMSGYRIGEPASPVSSDYEDQESETDSQHIATVHKSAEECEGITNLAGKVRGLRQDVQRKISRLRQERGPEGERRDRAAFPCSNSSFESLPSGSGSSTQALVRAGSNHSSLSAEENIELSPAGRSLLAPQMLCRARTLVDYTPTIYEKDALRYKKGEIIEVINMNASGIWRGVLNNKVGNFKFANVEVLSDREARSRGSSKWCKSRERLWETRPRTVEELLRRIDLPEYTMAFARNGYEDIELFKEIEPSDLDYLGIMTPDHRTRILAAVQLLHQLECGEADGEHDAGGSSSEGGDSPFGRRQFPRDSGCYEAGVGGVRVRTSPLVHRTDEPSHRPPEPLPQTKRSIRRRQPDDAECDKIERYPGSVVDRTINRSGGLPGGARDDTCESDHRLNVVKFIAGGEPCASEKSSDSGVSSSSLSSAHPHRP
- the LOC105381380 gene encoding uncharacterized protein LOC105381380 isoform X1, which codes for MASSTTGNIVIEWLRSLHLGQYAESFIDNGYDDLEICKQVGEPDLDAIGVLNPAHRQRLLHSVRSLREEGAAAVYFTLEEAAAVRDSCRCEEESRKEQASAQAIVEPAKYSDEYEEGKAELVKIPRMQLKRLLRERLAQDGIRLSLQPYSTTDGDRGYLEGLASRYADLFSTHYGDVLDHLEELRRYEWEEMSPRMRVLGGPGTPQTPPSASPGSLALNNLTTSHSQPIYVPGKYSVGFPSSCLTDKEEDEIYGFGYGVFGKQMMQRQQQQKQLLLAQPTQPLMHNQQHNYQSCLSPRSAYFYEFPPSDNCLGTAKKKVTTFSRLLKGLKSHRKEKHGSCSPKHTMNPRQGLPPQRVDTPDSVLQSGLGLGPGPDTALRSMVDPRDYDRLRYLQMTAAQPNTFEETIHRLKVQEAMKKKDKIQREQEEILRDIRHGLMNMGREGVRGPFGDDTYMYDDEARGLSGRGHWYDEPPYESDPEDFLMGGGPAASFQNGRVCFTLNLRNEPRGEGVISLRSAGDISVARAPRRGLIIPQSGPYPTTVIPLRTARDRESGDYAASDIQSIGSRLSGISLESSRSERDCRRGYRQMSGYRIGEPASPVSSDYEDQESETDSQHIATVHKSAEECEGITNLAGKVRGLRQDVQRKISRLRQERGPEGERRDRAAFPCSNSSFESLPSGSGSSTQALVRAGSNHSSLSAEENIELSPAGRSLLAPQMLCRARTLVDYTPTIYEKDALRYKKGEIIEVINMNASGIWRGVLNNKVGNFKFANVEVLSDREARSRGSSKWCKSRERLWETRPRTVEELLRRIDLPEYTMAFARNGYEDIELFKEIEPSDLDYLGIMTPDHRTRILAAVQLLHQLEYVFFASGGEADGEHDAGGSSSEGGDSPFGRRQFPRDSGCYEAGVGGVRVRTSPLVHRTDEPSHRPPEPLPQTKRSIRRRQPDDAECDKIERYPGSVVDRTINRSGGLPGGARDDTCESDHRLNVVKFIAGGEPCASEKSSDSGVSSSSLSSAHPHRP
- the LOC105381380 gene encoding uncharacterized protein LOC105381380 isoform X2, coding for MASSTTGNIVIEWLRSLHLGQYAESFIDNGYDDLEICKQVGEPDLDAIGVLNPAHRQRLLHSVRSLREEGAAAVYFTLEEAAAVRDSCRCEEESRKEQASAQAIVEPAKYSDEYEEGKAELVKIPRMQLKRLLRERLAQDGIRLSLQPYSTTDGDRGYLEGLASRYADLFSTHYGDVLDHLEELRRYEWEEMSPRMRVLGGPGTPQTPPSASPGSLALNNLTTSHSQPIYVPGKYSPSSCLTDKEEDEIYGFGYGVFGKQMMQRQQQQKQLLLAQPTQPLMHNQQHNYQSCLSPRSAYFYEFPPSDNCLGTAKKKVTTFSRLLKGLKSHRKEKHGSCSPKHTMNPRQGLPPQRVDTPDSVLQSGLGLGPGPDTALRSMVDPRDYDRLRYLQMTAAQPNTFEETIHRLKVQEAMKKKDKIQREQEEILRDIRHGLMNMGREGVRGPFGDDTYMYDDEARGLSGRGHWYDEPPYESDPEDFLMGGGPAASFQNGRVCFTLNLRNEPRGEGVISLRSAGDISVARAPRRGLIIPQSGPYPTTVIPLRTARDRESGDYAASDIQSIGSRLSGISLESSRSERDCRRGYRQMSGYRIGEPASPVSSDYEDQESETDSQHIATVHKSAEECEGITNLAGKVRGLRQDVQRKISRLRQERGPEGERRDRAAFPCSNSSFESLPSGSGSSTQALVRAGSNHSSLSAEENIELSPAGRSLLAPQMLCRARTLVDYTPTIYEKDALRYKKGEIIEVINMNASGIWRGVLNNKVGNFKFANVEVLSDREARSRGSSKWCKSRERLWETRPRTVEELLRRIDLPEYTMAFARNGYEDIELFKEIEPSDLDYLGIMTPDHRTRILAAVQLLHQLEYVFFASGGEADGEHDAGGSSSEGGDSPFGRRQFPRDSGCYEAGVGGVRVRTSPLVHRTDEPSHRPPEPLPQTKRSIRRRQPDDAECDKIERYPGSVVDRTINRSGGLPGGARDDTCESDHRLNVVKFIAGGEPCASEKSSDSGVSSSSLSSAHPHRP